The following are encoded in a window of Geobacter metallireducens GS-15 genomic DNA:
- a CDS encoding toxin-antitoxin system TumE family protein translates to MLTTLIAVVTLSNMNAKLLLNERHIISENAFVEMVVWRVPSPLPGSAHGFKYRLALVVDEQCVLRYDNEAGKGDHKHLGEEEMPYSFTSPQDLLDDFWRDVDNRRF, encoded by the coding sequence GTGTTGACAACACTAATTGCCGTTGTTACTCTCTCCAACATGAATGCGAAACTTCTTCTGAACGAACGCCACATCATTTCTGAAAATGCGTTTGTAGAGATGGTGGTGTGGCGTGTGCCGTCGCCTCTTCCCGGAAGCGCACATGGCTTCAAGTATCGACTTGCCCTTGTTGTCGATGAGCAATGTGTGCTTCGCTATGACAATGAGGCGGGCAAGGGTGATCACAAGCACCTGGGCGAAGAAGAAATGCCGTATTCCTTTACCTCGCCTCAGGACCTGTTGGATGACTTCTGGAGAGATGTGGACAATCGGAGGTTTTAA
- a CDS encoding DUF4197 domain-containing protein, whose product MRYILVSILSLSLIISASPSQAGFLDDLTRQAAPLLQGGMGSSLDDSTIIKGLKEALATGTERAVNEVAKPDGYFGNSLIKIMLPDKIQKVADLLGTVGYQRQVDEFVLSMNRAAEKAAPQAAHFFGDAIRDMSVEDARGLLNGGDRAATDFFEKKTRGKLYDAFKPTVGKTMGEVGTVKAFQDMVGKYQALPLAAFGGKPSLDLNDYVTNKALDGLFTMVAAEEKKIRTNPAARTTDLLKTVFGQ is encoded by the coding sequence ATGCGCTACATTCTCGTCTCCATCCTTTCTCTCTCGCTTATCATCTCCGCATCCCCCAGCCAGGCAGGATTTCTGGACGACCTCACCCGCCAGGCGGCGCCGCTCCTCCAGGGGGGGATGGGGAGCAGCCTGGACGACTCCACCATCATCAAGGGGCTCAAGGAGGCACTTGCCACCGGCACCGAGCGGGCCGTGAACGAGGTGGCGAAGCCCGACGGCTACTTCGGCAACAGCCTCATCAAGATCATGCTCCCCGACAAGATCCAGAAGGTGGCCGATCTCCTGGGGACCGTGGGGTACCAGAGGCAGGTGGACGAGTTCGTTCTGAGCATGAACCGGGCGGCGGAGAAGGCGGCGCCCCAGGCTGCGCACTTCTTCGGCGACGCCATCCGGGACATGAGCGTGGAGGATGCGCGGGGGCTCCTGAACGGCGGCGACCGGGCCGCCACCGACTTCTTCGAGAAGAAGACACGCGGCAAGCTCTACGACGCCTTCAAGCCGACCGTGGGTAAAACCATGGGAGAGGTGGGGACCGTCAAGGCCTTCCAGGATATGGTCGGGAAGTACCAGGCGCTCCCCCTGGCCGCCTTCGGAGGAAAGCCCTCCCTGGACCTGAACGATTACGTGACCAATAAGGCCCTGGACGGACTCTTCACCATGGTGGCCGCGGAGGAGAAGAAGATCAGGACGAACCCGGCGGCCCGGACCACGGATCTGCTGAAGACGGTGTTCGGGCAGTAG
- a CDS encoding type II toxin-antitoxin system RelE/ParE family toxin gives MIKSFRCKDTQALFEGKCPRRFKAFSTVAERKLQMLDDAHSPEDLRSPPGNRLEVLRGDRKGQWSIRINDQWRLCFRFEDGNAFDVEIVDYH, from the coding sequence ATGATCAAGTCATTCCGCTGCAAGGACACCCAGGCTTTGTTCGAGGGGAAATGCCCGCGTCGGTTCAAGGCGTTCTCTACGGTTGCCGAGCGAAAGCTGCAAATGCTTGATGACGCCCACTCGCCCGAAGATCTCCGCTCGCCCCCGGGCAACCGCCTGGAAGTCTTGCGCGGTGACCGCAAAGGACAGTGGAGCATCCGGATCAACGATCAGTGGCGCCTTTGCTTTCGCTTTGAGGATGGCAACGCCTTTGATGTGGAGATCGTGGATTACCATTGA
- a CDS encoding L,D-transpeptidase family protein: protein MAAPWGNGGNRWRREVALLVWAALLGARLAGATIFPGPAEVVGRSSLQEARKGESLIEVARSHDLGFNEIAAANPGLDPFVPTAGSPVTIPGRHVVPAAVVPGRLVVNLSELRLYFVPEGGTPRIVSFPVGTGSEGKETPLGVYRVTEKRANPAWHVPLSIRQERPRLPAVVPPGPDNPLGSHALRLTDDGLMIHGTNRPWGVGRNVSHGCIRLYPEDIPVLFRLVSLGTPVAIVREPVKVGDQEGRLLIEVHRDEGAGIDYAAEATRLIMARGRLDRVDFPRLFRALAEKRGVPVDIGR from the coding sequence ATGGCGGCACCGTGGGGCAATGGCGGGAATCGGTGGCGCCGGGAGGTTGCGCTGTTGGTGTGGGCGGCGCTTCTGGGGGCGCGGTTGGCAGGGGCGACCATCTTTCCGGGGCCGGCCGAGGTGGTGGGACGGAGTTCGCTTCAGGAGGCCCGGAAGGGAGAATCGCTCATCGAGGTCGCCCGGAGCCACGACCTCGGTTTCAATGAGATTGCGGCGGCCAATCCCGGTCTCGACCCCTTTGTCCCAACCGCGGGCAGCCCCGTCACCATCCCCGGACGGCACGTGGTTCCGGCGGCGGTGGTGCCGGGACGGCTGGTGGTGAATCTGTCCGAACTTCGCCTCTACTTCGTTCCGGAAGGGGGGACGCCGCGCATTGTCTCCTTTCCGGTCGGGACAGGAAGCGAGGGGAAGGAGACCCCCCTCGGCGTCTACCGGGTGACGGAGAAGCGCGCCAATCCCGCCTGGCACGTTCCTCTCTCCATACGCCAGGAGCGGCCTCGCCTACCCGCCGTGGTTCCCCCGGGACCCGACAATCCTCTCGGAAGCCACGCCCTGCGGCTTACCGACGACGGCCTGATGATTCACGGCACCAACCGGCCATGGGGGGTTGGTCGTAACGTGAGCCACGGCTGTATCCGGCTCTATCCCGAGGATATCCCCGTTCTTTTCCGGCTGGTTTCCCTCGGGACGCCGGTAGCCATCGTCCGGGAGCCGGTGAAGGTGGGTGATCAGGAGGGGCGGCTCCTCATCGAGGTCCATCGGGATGAGGGAGCCGGGATCGACTACGCGGCGGAGGCGACCCGCCTAATCATGGCGCGGGGGAGGCTCGACCGGGTGGATTTCCCGCGTCTCTTCCGGGCCCTGGCCGAAAAGCGGGGGGTGCCGGTCGACATCGGCCGGTGA
- a CDS encoding HigA family addiction module antitoxin, which produces MNPTNRMRPIHPGEVLREEFLIPLGMSAHALALELKVPAPRINDIVRERRAVTPDTALRLARYFGTTPQFWLNLQTSYDLKIAERELGSKIEREVHTRLVA; this is translated from the coding sequence ATGAACCCCACCAACAGAATGCGCCCCATTCATCCCGGTGAAGTGCTGCGTGAGGAGTTCCTGATCCCCCTGGGGATGAGTGCCCATGCGCTGGCGCTGGAACTCAAGGTGCCGGCGCCGCGCATCAACGACATCGTGCGCGAGCGCCGTGCCGTTACGCCCGACACGGCTCTCAGGCTGGCCCGGTACTTCGGCACAACGCCGCAGTTCTGGCTCAATCTGCAGACCAGTTACGACCTTAAGATCGCCGAACGGGAACTGGGCTCGAAAATCGAGCGTGAAGTTCACACACGCCTCGTGGCCTAG
- a CDS encoding peptide chain release factor family protein gives MATPTFAVSEEKNRWLREKMTELGVAEADLEESFVRSSGAGGQHVNKTATCVQIKHRPTGIEVKCMKDRSQSVNRFLARREILVRIERLQKGESFRDPKAEKLKKQKARRKRRASGKYEKE, from the coding sequence ATGGCCACCCCGACCTTTGCCGTCAGCGAGGAGAAGAACCGCTGGCTCCGGGAGAAGATGACGGAGCTGGGGGTGGCCGAGGCCGACCTGGAAGAGAGCTTCGTCCGCTCCTCCGGCGCAGGGGGGCAGCACGTGAACAAGACCGCCACCTGCGTCCAGATCAAGCACCGCCCCACGGGAATCGAGGTGAAGTGCATGAAGGACCGGAGCCAGTCGGTGAACCGGTTCCTGGCCCGACGGGAGATTCTGGTGCGGATCGAGCGGTTGCAGAAGGGAGAGAGCTTCCGGGACCCCAAGGCGGAAAAGCTGAAAAAGCAGAAGGCGCGGCGGAAGCGGCGCGCCAGCGGGAAATACGAGAAGGAATAA
- a CDS encoding O-methyltransferase, translating into MIPITDSRIEEYLMGLAPEDNPSLLAMESRAKALGFPIVDRLVGRFLYILTRIKQPRLVVELGSGFGYSAWWFARAISITGKVVMTDYSPTNIAYAREMFQESGLSDRVEFRVGDALNIGRDYRDIDILFIDLDKHQYREAMEAMIPHLAPHALVIADNVLWYGKVVEGEDDPETRGIRDFNDFMTGRKDFFTSILPLRDGVMVAYRLS; encoded by the coding sequence ATGATCCCCATAACCGATTCCCGCATCGAGGAGTACCTCATGGGGCTGGCGCCCGAGGATAACCCCAGCCTCCTCGCAATGGAAAGCCGGGCCAAGGCTTTGGGCTTCCCCATCGTTGACCGCCTGGTTGGGCGGTTCCTCTATATCCTCACACGCATCAAGCAGCCTCGGCTCGTGGTGGAACTGGGCTCGGGGTTCGGCTACTCGGCCTGGTGGTTCGCCCGGGCCATCAGCATCACGGGGAAGGTGGTCATGACCGACTACTCCCCCACCAATATTGCTTATGCCCGGGAAATGTTCCAGGAAAGCGGCCTCAGCGACCGGGTGGAGTTCCGGGTCGGCGACGCCCTGAATATCGGCCGCGATTACCGCGACATCGACATCCTCTTCATCGACCTGGACAAGCACCAGTACCGGGAAGCCATGGAGGCCATGATCCCGCACCTCGCCCCCCATGCCCTGGTCATCGCCGACAACGTCCTCTGGTACGGCAAGGTGGTGGAGGGAGAGGACGACCCCGAAACCCGCGGCATCCGGGACTTCAACGATTTCATGACCGGTAGGAAGGACTTTTTCACCTCCATCCTTCCGCTGCGCGACGGGGTGATGGTCGCCTATCGCCTGTCATAA
- a CDS encoding class I SAM-dependent methyltransferase gives MFQDPTDEYIRTITAHCDLAGKEVLEVGCGTGRITRDLARHARRVVAVDPDETALAKARSAVPAPNVQFLPMPDGVLHFPPASFDVVIHTLSLHHVPLDRMNESLRAAAGLVRDGGVIVVVEPGDGGSFTEAKERFGAGSGDERPGREAAIRAMHGLDGWTVGETVLFRVRFLFADEDDFIATKLPGFGEKPEAFQQEVREFLARHRTAEGVVLDAGRRLNVLRRG, from the coding sequence GTGTTTCAGGACCCGACCGACGAGTACATCCGCACCATCACCGCCCACTGCGACCTGGCGGGGAAAGAGGTCCTCGAAGTGGGGTGCGGCACCGGCCGCATCACCCGTGATCTGGCCCGCCACGCCCGCCGGGTCGTGGCCGTGGATCCCGACGAAACTGCCCTGGCAAAGGCCCGCTCCGCCGTCCCCGCCCCCAACGTCCAATTCCTCCCCATGCCCGATGGCGTCCTCCACTTCCCCCCCGCCTCCTTCGATGTGGTCATCCATACCCTCTCCCTCCACCATGTTCCCCTCGATCGGATGAACGAAAGCCTCCGCGCCGCCGCCGGCCTTGTGCGGGACGGGGGCGTCATCGTCGTGGTGGAGCCCGGCGACGGCGGCTCCTTCACCGAGGCCAAGGAGCGCTTCGGCGCCGGCAGCGGCGACGAGCGCCCCGGCCGGGAAGCCGCCATCCGCGCCATGCACGGGCTTGACGGCTGGACCGTGGGGGAGACGGTCCTCTTCCGGGTCCGGTTCCTCTTTGCCGACGAGGATGACTTCATCGCCACGAAGCTCCCCGGCTTTGGGGAGAAGCCGGAGGCGTTCCAGCAGGAGGTGCGGGAGTTTCTGGCCCGGCACCGGACGGCGGAGGGGGTTGTGCTTGATGCGGGGCGGAGGTTGAATGTTTTACGGCGGGGATGA
- a CDS encoding B12-binding domain-containing radical SAM protein: MNVLLVYPRYPDSFWSFSHALKFVGKKAAFPPLGLLTVAALFPDSWETRLMDQNVREVTDSDLAWADMVFVSAMIIQRDAVRDLFARCRTLGVTTVAGGPLFTTAPEEFPEADHLVLGEAELTFPPFLEDLAAGHAQRSYTASGRADLTRTPLPRWELLDIGDYAAMNIQYSRGCPFDCEFCDITQLFGRRPRTKSREQLVAELDSLHIRGWKGGVFFVDDNFIGDRNKLKRELLPTIIAWQEAHGRPFSFFTESSIDLADDPQLMALMVEAGFTEVFVGIETPHEEGLDESGKVQNRNRDLLESVKRLQRAGLQVQGGFIVGFDSDPASIFEKQIRFIQESGIVTAMVGMLTALRGTKLHQRLADEGRLLRDASGNNTAIALNFVPRMPTDDLIRGYRQILKGIYSPRPYYRRIITFLKEYRTPPGGFQPNPAHLRAFFSSILFLGVLGRERFQFWKLFAWSLVRRPRLFPLAITLAIFGFHFRKVAEGISATGMFEGKECAE, encoded by the coding sequence ATGAACGTTCTTCTCGTCTACCCCCGCTACCCCGATTCCTTCTGGAGCTTCAGCCACGCCCTGAAATTCGTCGGCAAGAAGGCTGCGTTCCCACCCCTGGGGCTCCTGACCGTTGCCGCCCTCTTCCCCGATTCCTGGGAAACGCGCCTCATGGACCAGAATGTCCGGGAGGTCACCGACTCTGATCTCGCCTGGGCCGACATGGTCTTCGTGAGCGCCATGATCATCCAGCGGGACGCGGTGCGGGACCTCTTCGCCCGGTGCCGTACGCTCGGAGTCACCACCGTTGCCGGCGGCCCCCTCTTCACCACGGCGCCCGAGGAGTTCCCCGAGGCGGACCACCTGGTTCTGGGGGAGGCGGAGCTGACCTTCCCCCCCTTCCTGGAGGATCTGGCGGCGGGGCACGCCCAACGCTCCTACACCGCCAGCGGGCGGGCCGACCTGACCCGGACCCCGCTCCCCCGGTGGGAGCTTCTGGACATCGGGGACTACGCCGCCATGAACATCCAGTACTCCCGGGGGTGCCCCTTCGACTGCGAATTCTGCGACATCACCCAACTCTTCGGTCGCAGACCCCGCACCAAGAGCCGGGAACAGCTGGTGGCGGAGCTGGACAGCCTCCACATCCGCGGCTGGAAGGGGGGCGTCTTCTTCGTGGACGACAACTTCATCGGCGACCGGAACAAGCTGAAGCGGGAGCTCCTCCCCACCATCATCGCCTGGCAGGAGGCACACGGCCGCCCCTTCTCCTTTTTCACGGAGTCCTCCATCGACCTGGCCGACGACCCCCAACTCATGGCCCTCATGGTGGAGGCCGGGTTCACGGAGGTCTTTGTCGGCATCGAGACCCCCCACGAGGAGGGGCTTGACGAAAGCGGCAAGGTGCAGAACCGTAACCGCGACCTCCTGGAGAGCGTCAAGCGGCTCCAGCGGGCGGGGCTCCAGGTGCAGGGGGGGTTCATCGTCGGCTTTGACAGCGACCCGGCCTCCATCTTCGAGAAGCAGATCCGCTTCATCCAGGAGAGCGGCATCGTCACCGCCATGGTGGGGATGCTCACGGCCCTGCGGGGAACCAAGCTCCACCAGCGCCTGGCCGACGAGGGGCGGCTGTTGCGGGACGCCTCCGGCAACAACACCGCCATCGCCCTCAACTTTGTCCCCCGAATGCCAACGGACGACCTCATCCGCGGCTATCGGCAGATCCTCAAGGGGATCTACTCCCCCCGCCCCTACTACCGGCGGATCATCACCTTCCTCAAGGAGTACCGGACCCCGCCGGGAGGGTTCCAGCCGAACCCGGCCCACCTCCGGGCCTTTTTCTCATCGATCCTGTTCCTGGGGGTGCTGGGAAGGGAGCGGTTCCAGTTCTGGAAGCTCTTCGCCTGGTCCTTGGTGCGGCGCCCCCGGCTCTTCCCCCTGGCCATCACCCTGGCCATCTTCGGGTTCCACTTCCGGAAGGTGGCCGAAGGCATCAGCGCCACCGGCATGTTCGAGGGGAAGGAGTGCGCGGAGTAG
- a CDS encoding endonuclease MutS2, with product MIRHETLRTLEFDKVLAAVGGYGHSTATQDEIALIRPLDDWSAITRRFGQVDEIRRMTQQGIAIPLSTFDDISALLDAVRPEGAVLDPTELVILFPVLRTMTAIAKQFAYRSDIPLLKELAGHVTGFPDILDELEVSIDSEGEILDSASPLLFDLRKKKRALTERIRRRLAEIVRETGVTTFLQDDFITQRGGRWVIPVRMDSKGMVPGVVHDVSNSGETAFMEPLEIIGLANELENLVAEEKAEMIRIVRAICRMLRREADPLAEQFRTLVHLDLLNAVATFADSLSAENPEINDARFIRVNEGRHPLLALMARERGAGRVVPLDLSLGETEQVMVITGPNAGGKTISLKTTGLLHLMALAGLPVPAASTSSFPLISDLLVDIGDEQSIEQSLSTFSAHVSNIAGILERADDRTVVLLDELGTGTEPVQGAAISCAVLADLQEKGARVIATTHLTDIVGFVHKRDGMVNASMEFDRATLTPLYRLKKGEPGQSHALEIARRYGLPDRVVEFATGMLSRMETEFHELLAELKDQRRRHEEALAEAERLRRDAEEKARIVRERLAEAEAKRREAVEKAFQEAKEIVRSARREVNAIIEEARKEKSREARKKIDEAEARVEEQLQEFHPEERVPLEAISEGDTVHVKRLGHDVTVLAVDRKGETLKVRAGTFELVVEAADVAPPREKGGKKPKARAAAKIAAPSRESTPHELNLIGLRVDDALGRLEPFLNHASLEGYGEVRIVHGKGTGALMRGVREYLDGHPLVREFRPGEPFEGGEGATVVLLR from the coding sequence ATGATACGACACGAAACCCTCCGCACCCTCGAATTCGACAAGGTCCTCGCGGCCGTCGGCGGCTACGGCCACAGCACCGCCACCCAGGATGAGATCGCCCTGATCCGTCCCCTGGACGATTGGTCGGCCATCACCCGGCGCTTCGGCCAGGTGGACGAGATCCGGCGCATGACCCAGCAGGGGATCGCCATCCCCCTCTCCACGTTCGACGACATCTCGGCCCTTCTGGACGCGGTGCGCCCCGAGGGTGCGGTCCTCGACCCCACGGAATTGGTGATACTCTTTCCGGTGCTCCGGACCATGACCGCCATCGCCAAACAGTTCGCCTACCGGTCCGACATCCCGCTCCTGAAGGAGTTGGCTGGCCACGTGACCGGCTTCCCCGACATCCTGGACGAGCTGGAGGTGTCCATCGACAGCGAGGGGGAGATCCTCGACTCCGCCTCGCCGCTCCTCTTCGACCTGCGCAAGAAAAAGCGCGCCCTCACCGAGCGGATCCGGCGGCGGCTGGCCGAGATCGTCCGGGAGACCGGCGTCACCACCTTCCTCCAGGACGACTTCATCACCCAGCGGGGTGGCCGGTGGGTGATCCCGGTCCGGATGGACTCCAAGGGGATGGTCCCCGGCGTGGTCCACGACGTCTCCAACTCCGGCGAGACCGCCTTCATGGAACCATTGGAAATCATCGGCCTCGCCAACGAGTTGGAAAACCTGGTGGCCGAGGAGAAGGCCGAGATGATCCGCATCGTCCGGGCCATCTGCCGGATGCTTCGCCGCGAGGCCGATCCCCTGGCGGAACAGTTCCGGACCCTGGTCCACCTGGACCTCCTGAACGCCGTGGCCACCTTCGCCGATTCCCTCTCCGCCGAAAACCCCGAGATCAACGACGCCCGCTTCATCCGGGTAAACGAAGGGCGGCATCCCCTCCTGGCCCTCATGGCCCGGGAGCGGGGTGCCGGCAGGGTCGTGCCCCTGGACCTTTCCCTCGGGGAGACTGAGCAGGTCATGGTCATCACCGGCCCCAACGCCGGCGGCAAAACCATCTCCCTCAAGACCACCGGCCTCCTCCACCTCATGGCCCTGGCCGGGCTTCCGGTACCGGCCGCATCCACCTCGTCGTTCCCCCTCATCTCCGACCTCCTGGTGGACATCGGCGATGAGCAGTCCATCGAGCAGAGCCTCTCCACCTTCTCGGCCCACGTCTCCAACATCGCGGGGATCCTGGAACGGGCCGACGACCGGACCGTGGTGCTTCTGGACGAGCTGGGGACCGGTACCGAGCCGGTCCAGGGGGCGGCCATCTCCTGCGCCGTCCTGGCCGATCTCCAGGAGAAGGGGGCACGGGTCATCGCCACGACCCACCTCACCGACATCGTCGGCTTCGTCCACAAGCGGGACGGGATGGTGAACGCCTCCATGGAGTTCGACCGGGCGACCCTCACCCCCCTCTACCGCCTCAAGAAGGGGGAGCCGGGGCAGTCCCACGCCCTGGAGATCGCCCGCCGTTACGGCCTCCCGGACCGGGTGGTGGAGTTCGCCACCGGCATGCTCTCCCGCATGGAGACCGAGTTCCACGAGCTTCTGGCCGAGCTGAAGGACCAGCGCCGGCGCCACGAGGAGGCCCTGGCCGAGGCGGAGCGACTGCGGCGGGATGCCGAGGAAAAGGCCCGCATCGTCCGTGAGCGGCTGGCCGAGGCCGAGGCGAAGCGGCGGGAGGCGGTGGAAAAGGCGTTTCAGGAGGCGAAGGAGATTGTCCGAAGTGCCCGGCGGGAGGTGAACGCCATCATCGAGGAGGCCCGGAAAGAGAAGAGCCGCGAGGCCCGGAAAAAGATCGACGAGGCCGAGGCGCGGGTGGAGGAGCAGCTCCAGGAGTTCCACCCCGAGGAGCGCGTTCCCCTGGAGGCCATCAGCGAGGGGGACACGGTCCATGTGAAGCGTCTCGGCCACGACGTGACCGTCCTCGCCGTGGACCGGAAGGGGGAGACCCTCAAGGTCCGGGCCGGCACCTTCGAGCTGGTGGTGGAGGCGGCCGACGTGGCCCCGCCGAGGGAAAAGGGGGGGAAGAAACCCAAGGCCAGGGCCGCCGCCAAGATCGCCGCCCCTTCCCGGGAGTCCACACCCCACGAACTGAACCTCATCGGCCTGCGGGTGGACGATGCCCTGGGGCGGCTGGAGCCGTTCCTGAACCATGCATCCCTGGAAGGGTACGGCGAGGTGCGGATCGTTCACGGCAAGGGGACCGGCGCCCTCATGCGGGGGGTGCGGGAGTACCTGGACGGCCATCCCCTGGTGCGGGAGTTCCGCCCCGGCGAGCCCTTCGAGGGGGGCGAGGGGGCCACGGTGGTGCTGCTAAGGTAG
- a CDS encoding DMT family transporter yields the protein MTHTRESAPMPQGKVTAILVFTTVLWGGSFLFNKIGMREIPPIQFFFFRFALAALLMGIICIPRLSRLNRDIVRRGAMVGVALAAVNLTFVLGVSGTTISRAGYLNNLFVLFIPLISFLIWRERLDRITFAGVFLAVAGLWELASGGAEGFNRGDLLSTVCAVFIAIHIITVSRVLRDEDVYLVTFVQFSTVALAGAAITLAMPWPAFTIGAAGGWSLAYCAIFPTVICFTLQNAFQRFTTPTKAGLIYTLDPVWSMLAGVFILGERLTPRELVGCMLILVAVAGPLLGRLYLEQRHRRLYHLDDVEEA from the coding sequence ATGACACACACGCGCGAATCGGCACCGATGCCCCAGGGGAAGGTCACCGCCATCCTCGTCTTCACCACGGTCCTGTGGGGCGGGAGCTTCCTCTTCAACAAGATCGGAATGCGGGAGATTCCCCCAATCCAGTTTTTCTTCTTCCGCTTCGCCCTGGCGGCGCTTCTCATGGGGATCATCTGCATCCCGCGGCTTTCCCGCCTGAACCGTGACATTGTCCGGCGCGGAGCCATGGTGGGGGTGGCCCTGGCGGCGGTGAACCTCACCTTTGTCCTGGGGGTCTCGGGGACCACCATCTCCCGGGCCGGCTACCTCAACAATCTCTTCGTCCTCTTCATCCCCCTCATTTCGTTCCTGATCTGGCGGGAGCGGCTCGACCGGATCACCTTTGCCGGAGTTTTCCTGGCGGTCGCCGGTCTCTGGGAACTGGCCAGCGGTGGGGCCGAGGGGTTCAACCGGGGTGACCTCCTCTCCACGGTCTGCGCCGTGTTCATTGCCATTCACATCATTACCGTGTCGCGGGTCCTGCGGGATGAGGACGTCTACCTGGTCACCTTCGTGCAGTTCTCCACCGTGGCCCTCGCGGGGGCGGCCATCACCCTTGCCATGCCGTGGCCGGCGTTCACCATCGGCGCGGCCGGGGGGTGGTCCCTGGCCTACTGCGCCATCTTCCCCACGGTCATCTGTTTCACGCTCCAGAACGCCTTCCAGCGCTTCACCACCCCCACCAAGGCGGGGCTCATCTACACCCTTGACCCGGTCTGGAGCATGCTGGCCGGGGTCTTTATCCTGGGGGAGCGCCTCACCCCCCGGGAGCTCGTAGGGTGCATGCTGATCCTCGTGGCCGTGGCCGGTCCGCTCCTGGGGAGGCTCTACCTGGAACAGCGCCATCGGCGGCTCTACCACCTTGACGACGTGGAGGAGGCGTAG
- a CDS encoding IS110-like element ISGme8 family transposase, giving the protein MEPNDAVVGVDVSKEHLDVYLMPTGDQKRVTNDDAGCAELTTWLITNAPCRIVLEATGGLEMLAVSTLSAAGLPVVVVNPRQVRNFAKACGLLAKTDILDAKIIARFAQAIKPEIRPLKDETSQNLAALLARRRQLVEMLVAEKNRVISAAPTVRKGIMTHIAWLTQQIDDVDKDISTLIQSSESWKAKEEILTSVKGIGPVTAATILAALPELGTISRQQLGALVGVCPYNRDSGKFRGKRAISGGRATVRSVLYMATLCAARFNPVIKAFYQRLTSAGKLHKVAITACMRKLLTILNAMVKNNQKWDHSKFTPLLH; this is encoded by the coding sequence ATGGAACCCAATGATGCAGTTGTTGGAGTCGACGTTAGTAAAGAGCATCTTGATGTCTACCTCATGCCAACTGGTGACCAGAAAAGGGTGACTAACGATGATGCCGGTTGTGCTGAGCTGACGACGTGGCTCATTACGAACGCCCCTTGTCGGATTGTTCTCGAAGCCACCGGCGGCTTGGAGATGCTAGCTGTCAGCACCTTATCAGCAGCGGGTCTGCCAGTGGTCGTGGTTAATCCTCGGCAGGTCAGAAACTTTGCCAAAGCATGCGGGCTGCTGGCGAAGACCGATATTCTTGATGCCAAGATCATTGCCCGATTTGCCCAAGCCATCAAGCCTGAAATCAGGCCGCTCAAGGACGAGACAAGCCAAAATCTAGCAGCACTGCTGGCCCGCCGCCGGCAGTTGGTCGAGATGCTTGTGGCGGAAAAAAATCGCGTGATTTCCGCTGCACCTACGGTCCGCAAAGGCATCATGACCCATATTGCCTGGCTGACACAGCAGATCGATGACGTTGATAAAGACATCTCAACTCTTATTCAGTCCAGCGAATCCTGGAAGGCAAAAGAAGAAATCCTTACCAGTGTCAAGGGCATCGGCCCTGTGACTGCGGCCACCATACTGGCAGCACTTCCGGAGTTGGGGACCATTTCCCGACAGCAGCTTGGCGCTCTGGTCGGAGTATGCCCCTATAATCGGGACAGTGGCAAATTCCGTGGAAAGCGCGCAATCTCCGGTGGCAGAGCAACCGTGCGTTCTGTCCTGTACATGGCAACATTGTGTGCCGCCAGGTTTAACCCGGTTATAAAAGCCTTCTATCAACGCCTTACAAGCGCCGGAAAACTTCACAAAGTCGCGATCACCGCTTGCATGCGAAAACTACTCACCATCCTCAATGCCATGGTGAAAAACAACCAGAAGTGGGATCACTCGAAATTCACTCCACTTCTGCACTAA